Proteins from one Ipomoea triloba cultivar NCNSP0323 chromosome 1, ASM357664v1 genomic window:
- the LOC115996722 gene encoding uncharacterized protein LOC115996722, whose protein sequence is MAPSGRRAEPRGTPTEELLAQNLQQLIQLTQTLGNALLNNQRGGPDVAKIIAGHRPPFFIGKEDPLVLEDWIRTFDKMFEAVECPEERRVEIATFYFQQEADNWWSMMGPMYQQQGEFQWIDLKARMRDHFYPEHVKSAKYEEFLHLRQGTTSVQDYYAKYLELARFAPALAPDEPSKARKFVNGLNFETQKAVCVFECQTLGEAYNRAAKHYRVQQMQKEVREKGKRKFEGSSRGGEKNSKMSQGEVIRDYQRSGIPRPRRDFPTQSTGMTSRGWMKERHFYCKRCGKDHPGVDCIGMPVECFNCGKKGHRSFECQTSRREGSFRPSQSQEKTQQSGIQVKARNGVNMANSNTESTSKAPTSRSGPQQGRIFVMSKAQADVSDVVAGTFLLRDIPAYVLFDSGASHSFISSRRGKFPLYLNTVWVRRL, encoded by the exons ATGGCTCCGTCTGGAAGGAGAGCCGAACCTCGTGGAACTCCTACCGAGGAACTGCTAGCGCAGAATTTGCAGCAATTGATCCAATTGACTCAAACTTTGGGAAATGCGCTTCTCAATAATCAACGGGGAGGGCCAGATGTGGCTAAGATCATAGCTGGGCATCGTCCGCCATTCTTCATTGGTAAGGAAGATCCACTAGTGTTAGAAGATTGGATAAGGACTTTCGACAAAATGTTTGAGGCTGTAGAATGTCCTGAAGAAAGGAGGGTGGAGATAGCTACATTCTATTTCCAGCAAGAAGCTGACAACTGGTGGAGTATGATgggacccatgtatcaacaacaAGGAGAATTTCAATGGATTGACCTTAAAGCTCGAATGCGGGATCATTTTTATCCCGAGCATGTTAAGTCCGCTAAGTACGAGGAATTTCTACATCTACGTCAAGGGACGACATCTGTTCAGGACTACTATGCTAAGTATCTTGAGCTGGCACGATTTGCCCCTGCCTTAGCCCCGGATGAGCCAAGCAAGGCTAGGAAGTTTGTAAATGGATTAAATTTTGAGACTCAAAAAGCTGTTTGTGTGTTTGAGTGTCAGACTCTTGGAGAGGCTTATAACCGGGCTGCCAAACATTATCGAGTCCAGCAGATGCAGAAGGAGGTTCGTGAGAAGGGTAAGAGGAAATTTGAAGGTAGTAGCAGAGGGGGAGAGAAGAACTCTAAGATGAGTCAAGGAGAGGTTATTCGGGATTACCAAAGAAGTGGGATTCCCAGACCTAGGAGGGATTTCCCAACTCAAAGTACGGGGATGACTAGTAGAGGATGGATGAAGGAGAGGCATTTCTACTGTAAAAGATGTGGGAAGGATCATCCCGGTGTCGATTGTATAGGGATGCCGGTAGAGTGCTTCAATTGTGGGAAGAAGGGCCATCGCTCATTTGAATGTCAAACTAGCAGGAGGGAAGGGTCATTCCGTCCTAGCCAGAGTCAAGAAAAGACCCAACAATCTGGAATACAAGTGAAGGCTAGGAATGGAGTGAACATGGCAAATAGTAACACTGAGAGCACAAGCAAGGCACCAACTAGCAGGAGTGGACCCCAGCAAGGGAGGATCTTTGTGATGAGTAAAGCTCAGGCGGATGTGAGCGATGTGGTGGCAGGTACTTTTCTGCTTCGTGATATACCTGCTTATGTATTATTTGACTCTGGAGcatctcattcttttatatccTCAAG AAGGGGAAAGTTTCCCTTGTACCTTAATACAGTTTGGGTTAGACGACTTTGA